From the genome of Halictus rubicundus isolate RS-2024b chromosome 2, iyHalRubi1_principal, whole genome shotgun sequence, one region includes:
- the LOC143365310 gene encoding uncharacterized protein LOC143365310, protein MQHIEVNNRDHNYSEVKVDSLQHVDDSTLNVSANDVKAVYKSNKSSLVLNKETFGQVKDINELKKITPRVKLLAHDASSLTELTKISFHNKISAQKKICMSEQTKQELKKYCRTCAGLKLPLVDIFSEKGIQMRLSQQLKHLEEINPYDSLSTQMCMDCICDLKMSYKFFMQIKKAEVKLKSIHNSLVDTAAKNAEINKMQSSIVDIEKSETKIESCKERSIIDPYSGKKHNEQMTAQNLITSSTKEEQKCSTIIETIDIKESDNNVTVEIFEDMMITHNSDDNESIEEFDPDDPPFQPDSSDAFDSDDEINIQTSGTKKKNMQQKDSILKKCLQPVFICDNNSVSDNKTTDFNQTTYKYDTSSNVYIKLEKSTEGSNCTTEPHSISKSETVCNSESTKESSKQPNILKRRLLLQSKKEPSEETDENVCQSNVSDKGGTYKDVKVQKLDLNNPLSINSNQEDGIMYVTVKGSKPNELLLVKVKKMDKPLEKKEEKPVGKKNFDIKPMEKILKRYETLATKEKDLFPDRTKKSEIREQIIEEQIEEYKKKREKVLGGHANISLPVKLEETQTRFVKRNEIQENKKSSTCGDSDSIVNVQFDKDNNDSNASTIKNDNDSSGNAESVKEKSTNEKTYVNTEEYLTSLAKLKLKWEEAKKKKEFLQKELDESYTEGNIEKLTRILGEKEKNLQDFQDYLKQRKIVVTRLKDEDIISLYEDRNNAVLKNNLPDLIDESQPADYIPEEHYLECDYCPETFASKDVLEEHLKMHDYKIMHYCEDCMEEFPTNKAKRNHNVICIKKKLCKHCDMMLDSKGKKRQHEQKHCDSMYGQLCDVCGEKFKHQGTLDQHVKTQHMSWEKIFQCPKCPKKFAFKQKLSFHLKSVHTTLRAYLCEDCGADFKNPASLRHHRIRKHQPVGNKRECPVCHKLVPFYSLSKHMHTHKAYTIQCPHCDKMFKNSSTLKQHVRIHEDQRQYRCDTCGVGFNRRDGLRLHMRVHEKTDSRGLKECSCQVCGEKFPNHSTLVIHRNRVHKDGRQYTCHICNRSMISTRSLEWHMSHIHNESLPGVVKDDSDGTPEKKRVSCYHCSKTFKTEMILRTHIKNTHMEKDPMKCLDCELTFTSEVRLKHHMMVTHNRLEGTLPCPHCPKRFVNQLRLKTHMISHSEERPYSCEICGFNLKTKIQLIKHHQNRHSDERPLQCRYCPWRCKQVSALVCHERTHTNERPYSCSVCRQRFKYLGDKNKHERRHESLGGSGFKRIVPGRNAKPKIGEDSSCSDQEQEGVTNAESQVAEGEYEEQTDQDFKEEQLVKFEEQEITEEYEQVYEQEYEETSREASDAAEVIMNMEDTTVYTEEVTADNIESAEIMTDEMMTNEILQSGAVVHLQQEDDSGKIQVIPVMLSLPDLSDANTEVNLATASIMYNN, encoded by the exons ATGCAGCACATTGAAGTGAATAACAGAGATCACAACTATAGTGAAGTAAAAGTAGATAGTCTTCAACATGTTGATGATAGTACTTTGAATGTATCTGCGAATGATGTAAAAGCAGTTTATAAATCAAACAAATCTTCGTTAGTACTGAACAAAGAAACCTTTGGTCAAGTTAAAGatataaatgaattaaaaaaaataacacCACGTGTAAAATTATTGGCTCACGATGCTAGCAGTTTAACAGAGTTaacgaaaatttcttttcacaaTAAAATATCTGCACAAAAAAAGATATGCATGTCGGAGCAAACGAAACAGGAATTGAAGAAATATTGCAGGACTTGTGCTGGTTTAAAACTTCCATTGGTCGACATTTTTAGTGAAAAAGGCATTCAAATGAGGTTGAGTCAACAGCTTAAACACTTAGAAGAAATAAATCCATACGACAGTTTGTCAACTCAAATGTGTATGGATTGTATTTGTGACTTAAAAATGAGCTATAAGTTTTTTATGCAGATTAAGAAAGCAGAAGTAAAATTAAAGTCTATTCACAATTCTCTGGTAGATACAGCAGCAAAGAATGCAGAAATTAACAAAATGCAATCATCGATAGTAGATATTGAAAAATCAGAGACAAAGATAGAAAGTTGCAAAGAACGCAGTATAATAGATCCATATTCTGGTAAGAAACACAATGAACAAATGACTGCACAAAATTTAATAACTTCCTCGACGAAAGAAGAACAAAAATGTTCAACAATAATTGAAACCATAGATATTAAAGAATCGGATAACAATGTTACggtagaaattttcgaagatatGATGATTACACATAACAGCGACGACAACGAGTCCATAGAAGAATTTGATCCAGATGATCCACCTTTTCAACCTGATAGTTCTGATGCTTTTGATTCTGATgatgaaattaatattcaaacatcaggtacaaaaaagaaaaatatgcaGCAAAAGGATAGTATTCTGAAGAAGTGTTTACAACCAGTCTTTATTTGTGATAATAATTCTGTCTCGGATAATAAAACTACAGATTTTAATCAAACAACATATAAATATGATACATCGTCGAATGTATACATCAAACTAGAGAAGAGTACAGAAGGTAGTAATTGTACTACCGAACCACATAGCATATCTAAATCTGAAACTGTGTGTAACAGTGAAAGTACAAAAGAATCTTCAAAACAGCCaaacatattaaaaaggagactTTTATTACAATCAAAGAAAGAACCCAGTGAAGAAACAGACGAAAATGTTTGTCAATCTAATGTCTCTGACAAAGGTGGAACTTATAAAGACGTTAAAGTACAAAAATTGgatttaaacaatcctttaagCATTAATAGCAATCAGGAAGATGGGATCATGTACGTTACTGTTAAAGGTTCCAAACCAAATGAACTATTATTGGTCAAAGTTAAAAAAATGGATAAACCATTggagaaaaaagaagagaaaccagtagggaagaaaaattttgatATCAAACCTATGGAAAAAATCTTAAAGCGGTACGAAACATTGGCCACAAAAGAAAAGGATTTGTTTCCAGATCGGACAAAAAAGTCTGAAATCAGAGAACAAATCATCGAGGAGCAAATAGAAGAGTATAAGAAAAAACGAGAAAAAGTATTAGGAGGTCATGCTAATATTTCTCTTCCTGTAAAACTTGAAGAAACTCAAACTCGTTTTGTAAAACGTAATGAAATTCAGGAGAATAAAAAGTCCTCCACATGCGGCGACAGTGATTCAATAGTGAATGTACAGTTTGATAAAGATAATAATGATAGTAACGCAAGTACTATAAAAAACGACAATGATAGTTCAGGTAATGCAGAGTCTGTAAAAGAGAAGTCCACTAATGAAAAGACTTATGTAAATACCGAAGAATATTTGACAAGTTTGGCGAAGCTTAAGCTGAAGTGGGAGGaagcaaagaaaaagaaagaatttctTCAAAAAGAGCTCGACGAGTCTTATACAGAAGGAAATATTGAGAAATTAACAAGAATTCTaggagaaaaggaaaaaaatttaCAAGACTTTCAAGACTATTTGAAACAACGTAAAATTGTTGTTACAAGACTAAAAGACGAAGACATAATATCTTTGTACGAAGATAGGAATAATGCTGTGTTAAAAAACAACTTACCCGATTTAATAGATGAAAGTCAGCCTGCAGATTATATTCCAGAAGAACATTATCTAGAGTGTGATTATTGTCCAGAGACTTTTGCTTCTAAAGATGTACTCGAAGAACatttaaaaatgcatgattATAAAATTATGCACTACTGTGAAGATTGCATGGAGGAGTTTCCAACGAACAAAGCAAAAAGGAATCACAATGTAAtctgtataaaaaaaaagttgtgtAAACATTGTGACATGATGTTGGACTCAAAAGGAAAAAAGCGGCAACATGAACAGAAACATTGCGATAGTATGTATGGACAACTGTGTGATGTGTGCggtgaaaaatttaaacatcaaGGAACATTGGATCAACATGTAAAGACACAGCATATGAGTTGGGAAAAGATATTTCAATGTCCAAAATGTCCTAAAAAGTTTGCTTTTAAACAAAAACTTAGCTTTCATTTGAAGTCTGTACACACAACATTAAGAGCTTATTTATGCGAAGATTGTGGAGCAGATTTTAAAAATCCTGCAAGTCTTAGACATCATAGAATACGCAAACATCAACCGGTAGGCAATAAACGTGAATGTCCAGTTTGCCACAAGTTAGTGCCGTTTTATAGTCTCTCGAAGCACATGCACACACACAAGGCATATACTATTCAATGTCCGCACTGTgacaaaatgtttaaaaatagcTCTACTTTGAAACAACATGTACGAATTCATGAAGATCAGCGTCAATATAGATGTGATACTTGTGGAGTTGGTTTTAATAGACGCGATGGTTTGAGGTTGCATATGAGAGTTCATGAAAAAACTGACAGCAGAGGACTAAAAGAATGCTCGTGTCAAGTGTGTGGTGAAAAATTTCCAAACCACTCGACGCTTGTTATACATAGAAATCGGGTTCATAAAGATGGGAGGCAATACACTTGTCACATATGTAATAGATCAATGATTTCAACTAGATCATTAGAATGGCATATGTCTCATATACACAACGAATCCCTTCCTGGCGTTGTGAAGGATGATTCGGACGGGACACCAGAAAAGAAGCGAGTATCGTGTTATCATTGTAGCAAAACATTCAAAACAGAAATGATTTTAAGGACACATATTAAGAACACTCATATGGAGAAAGACCCTATGAAATGTTTAGACTGTGAGTTGACGTTTACTTCTGAAGTGAGATTGAAACACCATATGATGGTGACTCATAACAGGCTAGAAGGAACTTTACCTTGTCCTCACTGTCCGAAGAGGTTTGTGAATCAGCTCAGGTTGAAAACACATATGATATCTCATTCTGAAGAAAGACCATATTCCTGTGAAATTTGTGGATTCAATTTAAAGACTAAAATACAGTTGATTAAACATCATCAGAATAGACATAGCGATGAAAGGCCTTTGCAATGTAGATACTGTCCATGGAGATGTAAACAAGTTAGCGCTCTTGTGTGTCACGAAAGAACACACACGAATGAACGACCATACTCTTGTAGTGTATGTAGACAACGTTTCAAATACTTAGGTGATAAAAACAAGCATGAAAGACGACACGAAAGTCTAGGAGGATCAGGATTTAAAAGAATAGTACCTGGTCGAAATGCTAAACCGAAAATCGGAGAAGATTCTTCTTGTTCTGATCAGGAACAAGAAGGTGTAACCAACGCAGAATCTCAAGTTGCAGAAGGAGAGTACGAAGAACAGACAGATCAAGATTTTAAAGAAGAACAGTTAGTTAAGTTCGAAGAACAAGAAATAACAGAAGAATATGAACAAGTGTATGAACAG gAGTATGAAGAAACATCCCGAGAAGCTTCAGATGCAGCAGAAGTAATAATGAACATGGAAGATACTACTGTTTATACGGAAGAAGTAACTGCAGACAATATTGAATCTGCAGAAATAATGACAGACGAAATGATGACAAATGAAATATTGCAATCAGGTGCTGTAGTTCATTTGCAACAGGAAGATGATTCGGGAAAAATACAAGTGATCCCAGTTATGCTATCTTTACCTGATTTATCCGATGCGAATACTGAGGTTAATTTAGCTACAGCATCAATTATGTATAATAACTGA